The following are from one region of the Coffea eugenioides isolate CCC68of chromosome 2, Ceug_1.0, whole genome shotgun sequence genome:
- the LOC113759533 gene encoding protein NRT1/ PTR FAMILY 5.4, with translation MSSEPKSSKGGGWKAAIFMICLEVAERFSYYGVAGNLINYLTDVLHQPTAVAAKNVNVWIGVSSIFPLLGGLVADSYMGRCKTIYVSSIVYLIGLVALTITVSTVPSSAREAIFLTSLYIMSVGEGGHKPCVQTFAADQFDDEVAEEKEAKSSFFNWWYLGIVSGATAAILVVIYVQEYVGWGIGYGMLAGVLAIALGMFSIGSWTGNYRLQAPIGSPFTRVAQVFVAAARKRRLCDQRVDDDGHSGGFFGHENKVRCRNNGTDEVDGFRVRALARTPQYRFLDKAAIIDSIDASSEKRNPWRLCSMNQVEEVKLLLRLIPIWAQCFIFTMVTAQLSTYFTKQGSTMVRAFGPTSKFRIPAASLQVVTGLTILISVPIYERAFIPLARKFTGQASGITMLQRIGTGLFLSSIAMVVAGLVEAKRVETARENGLTDSPKSMVPMKIWWLIPQYMLFGVCDMFTIVGMQELFYDQMPEEMRSMGAAAYVSSIGVGNFMSSLAITAVQGISGKKWLVDNLNRANLHYFYWILAGLSAVNFCVYLFVTKGFIYKRFEYSESGNEKEMGMQVHPEGNV, from the exons ATGTCCTCCGAACCAAAATCTTCCAAGGGAGGAGGTTGGAAAGCTGCTATTTTCATGATCT GTCTGGAGGTGGCTGAGAGATTCTCCTATTATGGTGTCGCTGGAAATCTTATCAACTACCTCACAGATGTTCTACACCAGCCCACAGCAGTGGCTGCCAAGAATGTCAACGTCTGGATTGGTGTATCTTCAATCTTCCCATTGTTAGGTGGCCTTGTTGCTGATTCATACATGGGTCGATGCAAGACTATTTACGTCTCATCCATCGTGTATCTTATA GGTTTAGTGGCATTAACCATCACAGTTTCAACAGTTCCATCAAGTGCTCGCGAAGCAATCTTCTTGACATCACTTTACATAATGAGTGTGGGGGAAGGCGGGCACAAGCCATGTGTACAAACATTTGCAGCAGACCAATTCGATGATGAAGTTGCTGAAGAGAAGGAAGCCAAAAGCTCGTTTTTCAATTGGTGGTATCTGGGGATTGTGTCTGGTGCCACTGCTGCAATTCTCGTTGTGATCTACGTGCAAGAATATGTAGGGTGGGGCATTGGGTATGGAATGCTAGCAGGGGTTCTGGCCATAGCACTTGGGATGTTTTCTATTGGAAGTTGGACGGGTAATTATCGCCTGCAAGCTCCAATTGGGAGCCCATTTACGAGGGTGGCTCAAGTGTTTGTAGCAGCTGCTAGGAAACGACGTTTGTGTGATCAGAGGGTTGATGATGATGGCCATAGTGGTGGATTTTTTGGCCATGAAAATAAGGTTAGATGTCGGAATAATGGAACAGACGAGGTAGATGGATTCAGAGTTCGTGCATTGGCTCGCACACCTCAATATCG ATTTCTAGACAAAGCAGCAATCATTGATTCCATAGATGCATCAAGTGAGAAGAGAAACCCCTGGAGGTTATGCAGCATGAATCAAGTAGAGGAGGTTAAGCTCCTACTCCGCCTGATTCCCATATGGGCACAATGCTTCATCTTCACGATGGTCACAGCACAACTCAGTACATATTTCACAAAACAAGGCAGCACCATGGTCCGTGCATTCGGTCCAACCTCAAAATTTCGCATACCAGCTGCTTCATTGCAAGTAGTTACAGGCCTCACAATCCTCATATCTGTCCCTATTTATGAACGGGCATTTATTCCACTAGCAAGAAAATTCACCGGCCAGGCCTCTGGAATAACAATGCTGCAGCGAATCGGCACCGGACTATTCTTATCTTCGATAGCCATGGTAGTTGCTGGACTGGTGGAGGCTAAAAGAGTAGAAACTGCAAGAGAGAATGGGCTTACTGACTCGCCGAAATCGATGGTCCCCATGAAAATTTGGTGGTTGATTCCACAATATATGTTGTTTGGGGTCTGTGATATGTTCACCATTGTTGGAATGCAGGAGTTGTTCTACGATCAAATGCCTGAGGAAATGAGAAGCATGGGTGCGGCTGCATATGTTAGTTCAATTGGAGTTGGAAACTTCATGAGCAGCTTAGCAATTACTGCAGTTCAAGGGATCAGCGGGAAGAAGTGGCTTGTTGACAATCTAAATCGAGCAAATCTTCACTACTTTTATTGGATATTGGCAGGGTTAAGTGCTGTGAATTTTTGCGTATATCTTTTTGTGACAAAGGGCTTTATTTACAAGAGATTTGAGTATTCTGAGTCAGGGAACGAGAAAGAGATGGGTATGCAAGTGCATCCAGAAGGGAATGTTTGA
- the LOC113759534 gene encoding uncharacterized protein LOC113759534: MEWCPEHAMNAYLKTLHLRKNYSDRTSTRGSPEFEEPKIMEFLSALAAGNCAKLIVQITTEGVTPVTLALAVAARQIGGKFVCIIPHDHDDEEDINKSICTHHQLNGCDHLKDVIHIVAGNPCEIIKQFKKIDFMVVDSKVGDHLKLLKTADLNSKGSLMVMTNLFINGKKRESLREILKAKDGVYCESVTIPVGEGIELTKIVPSNKHGRKRRTRFHVTYEN, translated from the exons ATGGAGTGGTGTCCTGAACATGCCATGAATGCTTACTTGAAGACTTTACATCTG CGTAAGAACTATTCTGATCGAACTAGCACTAGAGGAAGTCCAGAATTTGAGGAGCCTAAGATCATGGAGTTTTTATCAGCTTTGGCAGCTGGAAACTGTGCTAAACTAATAGTTCAAATAACCACAGAGGGAGTGACGCCAGTAACACTTGCATTGGCCGTAGCTGCAAGACAGATAGGAGGCAAATTTGTTTGCATAATCCCTCATGAtcatgatgatgaagaagatatCAACAAATCTATCTGCACGCATCATCAGCTTAATGGCTGTGATCATCTCAAAGATGTAATACATATTGTTGCAGGAAATCCTTGTGAAATTATTAAACAGTTCAAGAAAATTGACTTCATGGTTGTTGACTCAAAGGTTGGAGATCACTTGAAATTATTGAAGACTGCTGATTTGAATTCAAAGGGATCTTTGATGGTAATGACCAATCTTTTCATCAATGGTAAAAAAAGGGAGTCACTGCGAGAGATACTCAAGGCCAAAGATGGAGTTTACTGCGAGTCTGTCACCATTCCAGTAGGAGAAGGAATTGAGTTGACAAAAATTGTACCTTCCAACAAGCATGGCAGAAAAAGACGCACAAGATTTCATGTCACTTATGAGAATTAA
- the LOC113761304 gene encoding uncharacterized protein LOC113761304 produces the protein MPTISRSPQLQPPPPTPLCLTLSSPLQQRPSLNFSFSNPSSSSSFSSSSSLFHFKFRPKKSHFLKPCSSLRETNKQQEQQMLVPKTAPPPQGLRRLLNLSPKEDNTDDGADDGAVESGGDTAVKGSILAGLLLVGVVGGFGTVGYLYKDQINAFLNQFSGFIDDYGPAGYALFVLVYAGLEVLAIPAIPLTMSAGLLFGSLIGTIIVSISGTVAASVAFLIARYFARERILKLVEGNKKFLAIDKAIGENGFKVVTLLRLSPLLPFSLGNYLYGLTSVKFVPYVLGSWLGMLPGTWAYVSAGAFGRAIIQDESDAGLLGGNGQLLTLGLGLLFTALAATYVTRLAKDAVKDIE, from the exons ATGCCCACCATTTCTAGATCACCACAATTACAACCACCACCACCAACTCCACTCTGCCTTACCCTCTCCTCACCCCTGCAGCAAAGGCCCAGTCTTAATTTTTCCTTCTCAAAcccttcttcatcatcatctttttcttcttcttcctcgtTATTTCACTTTAAATTCAGACCAAAAAAGTCCCATTTCTTGAAGCCATGTTCTTCATTGAGGGAAACCAACAAACAGCAGGAGCAACAAATGCTTGTTCCAAAGACTGCCCCACCTCCTCAGGGACTGAGGAGACTCTTGAATTTGAGCCCAAAAGAGGATAATACCGATGATGGGGCTGATGATGGGGCAGTAGAGAGTGGTGGTGACACTGCTGTTAAAGGCAGCATCTTGGCTGGTCTTTTGTTGGTTGGTGTCGTTGGAGGATTTGGAACAGTTGGGTATCTTTACAAGGACCAGATTAATGCTTTCTTGAATCAGTTTTCCGGGTTCATTGACG ACTATGGGCCAGCTGGATATGCTCTTTTTGTATTGGTCTATGCTGGTTTGGAA GTCCTTGCAATACCTGCTATTCCGCTGACTATGTCAGCTGGTCTTCTATTTGGCTCTCTGATTGGGACAATCATTGTCTCTATAAGTGGAACG GTGGCAGCAAGTGTTGCCTTCCTAATTGCCAGATATTTTGCTCGTGAACGCATTCTTAAGCTGGTTGAAGGGAAcaagaaatttcttgcaattgacaaagcaatTGGGGAAAATGGTTTCAAAGTTGTCACTCTTCTCCGTTTGAGCCCTTTATTACCATTTTCTCTTGGGAATTATCTCTATGGACTTACTTCTGTCAAATTTGTGCCTTACGTATTGGGAAG TTGGTTGGGAATGCTCCCTGGAACTTGGGCTTATGTTAGTGCTGGTGCGTTTGGTCGAGCAATTATT CAAGATGAATCTGATGCTGGTTTACTGGGAGGAAATGGACAGCTGCTAACACTCGGATTGGGGCTGCTATTCACTGCATTAGCTGCCACTTACGTTACCCGGTTAGCAAAG GATGCTGTAAAAGATATCGAGTAG
- the LOC113761915 gene encoding uncharacterized protein LOC113761915 produces MDRGRLNSSNSQTQNNNNPNKCLWFDRRYGLVYDVWKDPQEEALSGARGMFCILPLTQTFINSASHAINLTATSALQLLEKPDLFTPEALKLKLNGLVQRITSCMKKPQFDLPIVRRSPTFSSTPHGERNELHNA; encoded by the exons ATGGATAGGGGTCGCCTAAATTCCAGCAATTCTCAGACACAAAACAATAACAATCCTAACAAATGCCTATGGTTCGATCGGCGCTACGGTCTGGT GTATGATGTTTGGAAAGACCCACAGGAAGAAGCTTTATCGGGTGCCCGTGGAATGTTCTGCATCTTGCCTCTCACTCAAACCTTCATAAATTCTGCTTCTCATGCG ATCAACCTCACTGCAACATCCGCTCTGCAACTTCTTGAGAAGCCAGACCTATTTACACCTGAAGCTCTGAAGTTAAAACTGAATGGTCTAGTGCAAAGAATTACATCTTGTATGAAGAAACCACAGTTTGATTTGCCTATAGTAAGGAGAAGCCCGACATTTTCATCTACTCcacatggagaaagaaatgaaTTGCATAATGCATAG
- the LOC113763096 gene encoding protein PARTING DANCERS yields MMMKRQAGVGRYRGESTASLSNSSIAISNSGSSGVCMMSTAWRDEQQPSFINFISCFLSANSFRLNIVPIAPDFIFNCGGLSIAFIFVTNWDSNLTASVFTRVQKLKEQFAHLYVVVNLPTEEQNDSFVRSYFKSDMEFGRPTFMPVLDIEMGFEKILKIALARGIAKRQDAISKLKADRERSVQTMDAYLRVVTSIPGIDSHDANALNQAVGSIEAIAKASKEYILEYTDLSAEKAETITRFFRDQSYYLGPKIS; encoded by the exons ATGATGATGAAGAGGCAAGCCGGAGTCGGACGGTATAGAGGAGAATCAACTGCGTCACTTTCTAATTCTTCGATCGCCATCTCCAATTCAG GTAGCAGTGGAGTTTGTATGATGAGCACTGCATGGCGAGATGAACAACAGCCATCCTTCATCAACTTCATCTCATGTTTCCTCAGTGCAAATTCTTTCCGTCTGAACATTGTGCCAATTGCTCCA GATTTCATTTTCAACTGTGGAGGTTTGTCCATAGCTTTCATTTTTGTGACTAACTGGGATTCTAACTTAACTGCATCGGTGTTTACAAG AGTTCAGAAATTGAAAGAACAGTTTGCTCACTTGTATGTGGTTGTCAATCTACCAACAGAGGAGCAGAATGATTCTTTTGTTCGCTCTTATTTCAA ATCCGATATGGAGTTTGGCAGGCCAACATTTATGCCAGTACTGGACATAGAGATGGGATTTGAGAAGATTTTGAAGATTGCACTTGCTCGCGGGA TTGCTAAGCGACAAGATGCTATATCAAAACTAAAAGCAGAT CGAGAAAGATCAGTGCAAACAATGGATGCGTATCTCAGAGTGGTCACCTCCATTCCAGGCATTGATAGTCATGATGCAAATGCG CTAAATCAAGCTGTTGGTTCAATTGAAGCAATTGCAAAAGCATCAAAGGAGTACATTTTGGAATATACTGATCTTTCTGCGGAGAAAGCTGAGACGATTACAAGGTTTTTCAGAGATCAAAGCTATTATCTTGGTCCCAAAATCAGTTAG